The following coding sequences lie in one Arabidopsis thaliana chromosome 3, partial sequence genomic window:
- a CDS encoding uncharacterized protein (unknown protein; FUNCTIONS IN: molecular_function unknown; INVOLVED IN: biological_process unknown; LOCATED IN: chloroplast; Has 35333 Blast hits to 34131 proteins in 2444 species: Archae - 798; Bacteria - 22429; Metazoa - 974; Fungi - 991; Plants - 531; Viruses - 0; Other Eukaryotes - 9610 (source: NCBI BLink).) — translation MPSPEPPPHCRGFHCHRSNHRPPEKPPSPEPPPSPEPPPSPEKPTSPEQPSSPEPPPHCQGFHCHRSFHCHRSNHRRRSNHAAGATTVAGVTSVAIRSRL, via the coding sequence ATGCCATCACCGGAGCCACCACCCCATTGTCGGGGTTTCCATTGTCACCGGAGCAATCATCGTCCGCCGGAGAAACCACCGTCACCGGAGCCACCACCGTCGCCGGAGCCACCACCGTCGCCGGAGAAACCAACGTCGCCGGAGCAACCATCGTCACCGGAGCCACCACCCCATTGTCAGGGTTTCCATTGTCACCGGAGCTTCCATTGTCACCGGAGCAACCACCGTCGCCGGAGCAACCACGCTGCCGGAGCCACCACCGTCGCCGGAGTCACTTCCGTTGCCATAAGGAGTAGGTTGTAA